A window of the Hypomesus transpacificus isolate Combined female chromosome 10, fHypTra1, whole genome shotgun sequence genome harbors these coding sequences:
- the larp6b gene encoding la-related protein 6b: protein MSASLVVVNQYGRNSQFSPDEELLGSGSYTDDRTYDSLDGSSTELTDVFEEEEGCYKGSSWSPPVADLQLKISVQLENYLSNDSLSGDAFLLKHVQRNKMQYVSLKLLSSFKKIRELTRDWRTTLAAARISTRLEVNDEGTKVRRREPVPDWLLCVPTSKLLLAWNLLGGVCEGESGEPGREQVDLMGMAMRLFGCHGTITSLRILRPGKEVPAELRRYARKHCELGKELCAVVEYEHLEGARKACEVLQTRQGASTGVRVALLGSRSVRKTDSGHDPNEESEDGVDSICSRKPHQRKARRPPYCLEDSALYSSSESDFTPASPKPIRVVSRPQSLYGSPLAIPRASFSHSNPYRNPVTSPASSPLLPRKLFPSGHTPSPLATDLSSSPSSSSSNGRRKCSGDYNSQDGLCSAGSPWVQRRKTAAQAFFPDKGAPGPVAPGVPRRVPGSVAVLRQPLGPDGTKGFYNCIGRGKIVLHQ, encoded by the exons ATGTCTGCTTCTCTTGTGGTTGTCAACCAATATGGACGGAACTCGCAGTTTTCACCAGATGAGGAACTACTGGGGTCTGGATCCTACACGGATGACAGAACGTATGACAGCTTGGATGG GAGTTCTACAGAGCTGACTGAtgtgtttgaggaggaggagggctgttatAAGGGGTCGTCATGGAGTCCACCTGTAGCTGACCTCCAACTGAAGatttctgtccagctagagaacTATCTTTCCAACGATAGCCTATCTGGAGATGCTTTCCTCCTGAAACATGTTCAGAGGAACAAGATGCAGTACGTCAGTCTGAAGCTGCTGTCTTCGTTCAAAAAG atCAGGGAGCTGACTCGTGACTGGAGGACCACTCTGGCCGCAGCCCGAATATCAACACGGCTGGAGGTGAACGACGAGGGGACCAAGGTCAGGCGAAGGGAACCTGTGCCTGACTGGCTGCTATGTGTCCCCACCAGCAAGCTGCTCCTGGCCTGGAACCTGCTTGGGGGAGTTTGCGAGGGGGAAAGTGGAGAACCAGGCAGGGAGCAGGTGGACCTGATGGGGATGGCCATGCGACTTTTCGGTTGCCACGGCACCATCACCTCCTTGCGCATCCTCCGTCCGGGGAAGGAGGTGCCCGCGGAGTTGCGGCGCTACGCCAGGAAGCACTGTGAGCTGGGAAAGGAGCTGTGTGCCGTGGTGGAGTATGAGCACCTGGAGGGGGCGCGGAAGGCCTGTGAGGTGCTGCAAACCCGGCAGGGGGCCAGCACTGGTGTCAGGGTGGCTCTCCTGGGAAGCAGGAGTGTGCGCAAAACGGATAGTGGTCATGACCCTAACGAGGAGTCTGAGGATGGAGTGGACAGTATATGTTCTCGGAAGCCCCATCAGCGCAAGGCCCGGCGCCCTCCATACTGCCTGGAGGACTCCGCCCTGTACAGCTCATCTGAGTCCGATTTCACCCCGGCTTCTCCCAAGCCAATCCGCGTGGTCTCCCGGCCCCAGTCTCTGTATGGCAGCCCGCTGGCCATCCCCCGAGCCTCTTTTTCACACTCTAACCCTTACCGGAACCCGGTTACCAGCCCTGCATCCAGCCCCCTTCTCCCTCGCAAGCTATTTCCTTCGGGACACACTCCTTCCCCTCTGGCCACGGATCTCAGTAGTAGTCCTTCTTCCTCCAGCAGCAACGGCCGAAGAAAGTGTTCTGGGGACTACAACTCCCAGGACGGCCTCTGTTCGGCAGGAAGCCCATGGGTCCAGCGCAGGAAGACTGCGGCCCAGGCCTTCTTCCCCGACAAGGGAGCTCCAGGACCGGTGGCACCCGGTGTTCCCAGGAGGGTTCCAGGGTCTGTGGCAGTCCTCCGTCAGCCTCTAGGTCCTGATGGTACCAAGGGCTTCTATAACTGCATTGGGCGGGGGAAGATAGTCCTGCACCAGTGA
- the vmac gene encoding vimentin-type intermediate filament-associated coiled-coil protein codes for MSSPSPVQIREANAHLSALHRRVVELERRLEAAENTVREQAESLIRKDEQLRATTQEITEAKDKEISYLHEKLCKSEETIQRFQTTVKQKDALIGQLQHRCQILDNICRSRPLLDSMLSHMAEAERLGSLVGAGAGIGPPPANSLMDGESNCSPTRICNHKDFSLSEDDMDDQELEEIVFGTTV; via the exons ATGTCCTCGCCCTCGCCGGTTCAAATTCGGGAGGCGAACGCTCACCTGTCCGCTCTGCACAGGAGGGTGGTGGAACTGGAGCGGCGTCTAGAGGCCGCGGAGAACACGGTACGGGAGCAGGCAGAGAGCTTGATCAGGAAGGATGAGCAACTGAGGGCTACCACTCAGGAGATCACGGAGGCCAAGGATAA GGAGATTTCTTACCTTCACGAGAAGCTGTGTAAGTCCGAGGAGACCATCCAGAGGTTTCAGACAACTGTCAAGCAAAAGGATGCTTTGATAGGACAGCTGCAGCACCGCTGCCAGATCCTCGACAACATCTGCCGAAGTCGCCCCTTACTGGACTCCATGTTGTCCCACATGGCTGAAGCTGAGAGGCTAGGCTCTCTAGTGGGAGCTGGGGCAGGCATTGGACCGCCACCCGCAAACTCACTCATGGATGGAGAGTCAAACTGTAGCCCGACTCGGATCTGCAACCACAAGGACTTCTCCCTCAGCGAGGATGACATGGACGACCAGGAACTGGAAGAAATTGTGTTCGGAACTACTGTATAG
- the ndufa11 gene encoding NADH dehydrogenase [ubiquinone] 1 alpha subcomplex subunit 11, giving the protein MGYWDLQEGKDCVEKTWITTKLGTAIGLVGSAYHMVAFQPDSAMQAVQRATSGTVTMASLGAVFGLATCLSAQARDAPDDPSNYFIGGCASGVMLGARTHNAMTGATACLGLGTLAMFTKVAKLENWRITGPPRL; this is encoded by the exons ATGGGTTACTGGGATCTGCAAGAGGGGAAAGATTGTGTTGAAAAAACATGGATCACCACGAAATTGGGCACTGCTATAG GATTGGTGGGTTCAGCTTATCATATGGTGGCATTCCAGCCTGATTCGGCGATGCAAGCTGTCCAGAGAGCCACGTCGGGAACAGTTACCATGG CTTCCCTCGGTGCTGTCTTTGGACTGGCGACGTGTCTCAGTGCACAGGCCAGAGACGCTCCTGATGACCCCAGTAACTACTTCATCGGAGGTTGTGCCTCTGGAGTCATGCTCGGAGCTAGAA CCCACAATGCCATGACTGGCGCGACAGCGTGTCTGGGGCTGGGAACCCTGGCCATGTTTACCAAGGTGGCTAAGTTGGAGAACTGGAGAATAACAGGACCACCTAGGCTGTAA